The Aspergillus nidulans FGSC A4 chromosome VIII genome contains the following window.
AGGACAGAAACGCGCCGTTGGACTTGGTATGGAGGCGCTCTGCGCTCTTGACCTTTTTTCTCCAAGATTATTGCTTAACTGATCGCCACTTTTCCTGTCGGTGGTCCATTTCCGCATGCGTGGAGTAGGCGAGGGCTAAAGTTTGGCCGATCTGTGGTTGACCCTGGCCGCGGAGTTGGATGGTTCAGACCCTGGACgggaaaaagaggaagagatccCGTCTGATTGATCACGTCCAGAGGTAGTCAGCCCATCCGATTCTTGCTAAACTCTTGCTAAATTCTTGCTGGATCGACAGCAGACCGACCCAGAGTCTGGCACTGAGCACTGTGACACGGTCGACACGGCTGGCGCTGTGGACACAGTTGACACTGGACGGTTGACATGATGGTTGACACCTCGCTTGCACCGACCCGACTGATAGACGCTTACTTTTGATGCTCGTCTCATCGTTAAAAGGGGTTAAACTCAGATTGGGCCTTGGGGCTGAATCCTGACGGCAGTCGGAGGAACGTCCCACTCGCTTGGGAACGGGCGTCGGGAACGGGGCTCGATAGCTTGGAACGTTATGTGACAGATGGAGACTGATGGAAATTGGGTGCGTCCTGCATAGCCCCGTTGGCGGTGCCATTGGAGGCCGCGACACTTTCTTGAGTACTGGTTTGGGATTGGATCTGATTCTGGGGTTCAAGAGGCTCTTCCCACGTTCTGCACTCCTCGCAGCCATGCCTAGAGGGCCAGTCATGTCCCGacgataataataatacaGGAAAGTAAAAAGATGCAGCCCAATCAGGCAACTCTCGCATTTCTCGGACTCCTTGGACTCCTGTCGAACGCAGTGAGTCTCTGACTGGCGTTCCGTGGCGTGTCCAGTGCTCTTCCAAAGTCCCAAGTCCCAAGTTCagtttgctttttctctccctttCTGTTTCCAGCATCTTGAAATTAATCTCATTCGATTTTCTTCGATTATTTTATTCCTCTCTGATCTCTACCCCCCTCCACTCCAGCTCCCCTAGACGGAGGCCAATAAGAATAACCTTTtgctccttcgtcttcttctaTAATAATTCACCAGCTCCCTccgcttctcttctctcctgtTCCTGACTTCCTGTCGTATTTGCTGCAAATCCTCGCTATAAAAATAAACTGCTGGCTTACCGTTTTCTCGTATTCCCACGTGCTTGCCTCAACCACTTgcttcatcttgcttctctcaggctcctcctcctcgtcggcctcctcctccccacTCCAACCTGCCTGGGCTCTGCGGCTCGTGGTTATTTTTGGACTCTTCAATTTCGAACGGATCTCAATCTTCCTTGAGCACCCGTCTGGTTCCCCAGTCGATGGGTTTCTGATAAATATCCTCTTGTCCCCTCACCGGCTCTCGCCCACCTGCCCTAAACCACTTCGCCACTCATCACCACGCCATCTTTATCTCCATCGTGGTACTGTGGATAGTTGATTTCTATCCTGTCCCTTcctttcatcttcactcCTTGACTCTATCTATACCTGCGAGATGGCTGGTCCTGGCGGTGGTCCCCCCCGCAAGAGCCACACCAAGTCCCGGTTCGGCTGCAAGACTTGCAAGCGGCGCCATATTCGTTGCGATGAAACCTTCCCTCAATGGTATGCATCCTGACGTCCGAAGTCGGGCAGCCCTGGCTAATAGGAACAGCCGTAACTGCACCAAGCATAACTGTCGTTGTGATTATATGGACATTGCTACTGTACATGACGAGTCGACCTCAGTCCGCAAAGTGCCCGATCTTCTCATGTCTACGGAAATCGAGATGGAAATCAAGAACTGGCAGCTAACTGGGCTACCTCCGTTTCCTGAACTGATGCACTTTCCGCGCGATTGCTGGAGCAAGCTATCGCGGACGGACCTCCGTCTGATCCACCATATCATCGGGCTCTCGATCGACCTCCACCGGCGGGGGCTCAGTAGCTGCACTATCTGGGCCCAGAAGATGCCACTGTAAGTACCCGATCTGGATTCGAGTCTGGGGTCATTGCTGACGGTGTAGCTTTCTGTCTATTGCTATGTCCAACGACTTTGTAATGAGCTCCATTTTAACCTTATCTGCGACTCATCTTGCCTGGATCACCCACAACCAGGAAACCAAACAGCTAGCCTTCCACCATCGGGGTATTTCCATTCAAGGCCTCCAGAAAGCGATCAGCACTTTCTCCAAAGATAACTGTGATGGGATCCTCGCTGCATCGATCCTCCTGTCATGGCAAGATAGCGAATGGTCGAGCTGGGTATCTTTGCAGCAGGGTGTGACTTCTGTATTGGACTCGATGCCTCAGCTATGGAGGCAGGAGTCCGAGCTTGCCATGTTCCTGGAAAATCAACGGTTTTTAGCAAGCGCGAACTCTTTGGTCGTTTCTGGTCTCCGCTTCCAAGAAGAGGATCTGGCCAGTCTCGACCACACTATCATCACCCTCCAGACCATCCAAAAGCGAGTCGCACACAACCACGAACACTTTCGTCGACTCGGGGAATTGCTCGAGTTCGTGCGACATTTGCAGCGTGATATCCTGTCCTTGACTCCCGCTCAAGCCTTCGAACGCGTGCAGCCTCTGCGGCAGTGGCTATTCTTTCTCCCGCCAGCCATGCTTCgtggaggagatggtgaTATCGGAGCCTTGGCTATTTTGGCGCAGTTCTTTGGCGTCGGAGTAGCTCTGGATAGTCTTTTACCCGACCTAGGAGGCGCCTATCTGGGTCCGATGTCCGTAGGACCCATCGAAGAAATCTACCGCACTATCTACGCAAGGAATGCCACCACCCCCTTTAACCCTGACGTACAACTGGCTACTTCCATCATGGATCTCCCTCGACATCTAGCCGCTAAATACAGAGCCCGTCTACAATGGTCCCCCCGAACGTCTGTCGAGTACTactcgccgccgccgccgagtCCCTTCCAAACGGTGCAGGACTTTCGTCCAGCAGCGTCtccatcaccttcatctGTCTCGGCTTCTTATACCGCATATACCCCACCACTGCAGTCTCCCCCGGCGGTGACGATTGCGAGCTCACCCTATGAGGTTTCCGCGTCGTATGCAACGGCGCCAGGCTCAGCGAGCCTCTATCCCCCTGCCCAACTTCTCTCGGACACGCGGGAAGAACCCTCTGATTGCGGCCATCCGGGGTCTCTACAGCACTCCCCGCCATATCCTCCCTCGTATCTCGAAGACATAGTTTGCGGGGCTCGGGTGGATGGGGGCCTTGCTCTGAGCCCTTTGGAGCTCTACGAAGACCCCCACTCCGTTGTCCATGACTACGGCACACCAGAGTCCATGTGGCCGGGAGGCATATGCACATAGCTTCTCTCTTTgttttatttctttctcatcATCTACTTCACAAAAGGCATCCAGGTTGAGCTTGGGTTTGCATTGGCTTACGGCGATAGAAAGGGCAGGATTGATTCCTCAAGGTGGCATGTTCTTACtctcatctcatctcctATACCCCGAAGCAGGGACGAACTCTATCTCCAGAAAATAGTCTGCTCTAAGACAGAACGACTATCGGCCAGACAGCGGGTCGCTTCGAAaatactggagaagacatgTGCGATATACCCATTACTTTTTGATTATTCTGGCGTCATTTGGGCGGAAAATGCGGGAACATGAAACGTCTGGATACTCCCAATAACTATTTAACAATACATGACTATATTTGTGCTCAAACAGTCTGGGTTTGGCTTGAATACAAATCTACAAGAGCGGTGACGGCAAAAGTAGTTGAACCTAAAAGTTATAAATAGACATAGAGACCTCAGGACGATCGACAGCCTACTTTCTACTTCTGGAATTTGCCTTTTCGCATTTCTGGAGCCGCCTGTAAGAGTGAAATGAAGGACCATGGGTGGAAAAATCTACCATGACCTTTTGGAGTAATGGTAAACATGCCACGGGGATCATCGGGAGGTGATTGTTTTCTTCCAGTGGACTTTTGGCCTCAATAACCCTGTCTAAAGAGTTCTGTCACAAATTGGGGCAATTCGTGGTACTCATTTCTAAATAGATTCCCAATCCAGTAACATCCGAGGATTGAGATACGCCTCGAAGTATAACGTCACGCCCTTCCTGCAGTTCCATGGCGTGCTTTCGCCTACCGACCAAACTGACTTCATTATTGAAGGGCCCGAAACGATACTTACAAGGAAATCTCGCTTCTCACTCATGGCAAATCCATAATGTAGATCGCTGCGTCATGTGATCACAGATCAGTGGGAGCTTTTCTCATTACATGAGGAAAGTCCGAAGATTGCCCGTCCCCAAACTCAAGCTTACTTGCTCCAACCTCCCAAAGGCCCATCTAGACGGGTGGGGGTGATAGTGGATATTTGCCAGCTTTCGTGATGTCTAACCGCACCGGGACCCTCGTATTCGGCATCTACCGCCATGCCCGATATAGAAAGCGACTGGGTTAGTATCCTCTAACCTATTTTGGCTAGATTTGAAAATTAATGCAAACAGGACAAATAGAACAAACATTTGCCCCAATGTCATCACATCGCCGCAAACTTGTTTACAGAGCATGTGTCTAGATAGCCAAGCTATACAGCTCAGCACTTCAAACCAGGAAAATGGCGGACACTGCTGGCTGGAGCACAATTGAGTCTGATGAGGTGCGCCCAGATCTTGGTGTAATCGGTTAAGAGGATGGACTGGCTGATGTGCTTCCGTTTCGCAGGGTGTCTTCACCTCTCTAGTCGAGAACCTCGGCGTCAAGGGCGTGCAGTTCGAGGAGCTGATCTCGCTTGATCCTGATACCATACGCTCACTGGGGTGCATACTCAACCTACACTTACTTCCTCTCCAGAAGACTAATTTCACACTGCAACAGAACAGTTTACGGTGTAATCTTTCTTTTCAAATACCTCCGCCAAACACCCGACATTAACACATCCTCATCCGCCGACGGCACCCCAACCGACCCTTCCACGCTCCCaccctccttcttcttcgctaaCCAAACTATCCAAAACGCCTGCGGCACACAAGCGATTCTCTCCGTCCTGCTAAACCACGACACCCCTTCGCCAGAGAACAACAATGACCCCATCACCCTCGGCCCTGAGCTTTCCTCCTTCAAGGATTTCACGACGGGATTTCCCTCGGACCTGCGCGGCGAGGCGCTTTCAAACTCTGAAGCAATTCGTACCGCGCATAATGCGTTTGCGCGCGCGAGCCCCTTCGTCGATGAGACGGTGCGGCCgcgcgacgaagacgaggaaggcgacGTGTACCACTTTATTGCGTATACGCCTGTGAACGGGACGCTGTATGAATTGGACGGATTGCAGGCGAGCCCGATATCCCATGGGCCGTGTGATGCGAGCATTTttccggagaaggtgattgaGGTTCTACAGAAGCGAATCGCGCGGTATCCTGAGACGGAAACGAGGTTCAACCTCATGGCTGTTGTGAAGGATTTGAGGATCCGGGCTGCGGAGATGGGGGACCAGGAAGCACTTAATacggaggagagaaagagagctggttgggcttgggagaaTTCTTTGCGCAGGAGTAATTTTGTTGGGTTTATTGGAGAGGTGCTGAAGGGGGTTACTAAggtgaaggaggaggagggaagtGTGGAGGAGTGGGTTAAGAGGGCTGAGGCGGAGACggcaaggagattgaggcgTTAGCCAGCTTTCCTCTATTTTCAGTATGGACGATTTGGATCATGGATGAATGGTCTTTGTATTATACTCTGCAGTCCCTGGGAAGTAGGATGCTGCATTTACGGGTTCTTGCCACACCTTCATCACCTAGGTACTACACCTCATGGACCAACAACAATTCATTCGATTCGAAGAATGGATTTTGAGAAGAAAACAATGCCATCCATGCATCAAAAAAGACAAGTTGCCGTAAAAAAGAAATCTACCTAGTATGCTACCTAGTCTATCTAACGCAACCCAGATATacaaatcatcatcataaagCTGGCTATTACGTGTCTCTCACTCCGAGCCTGAACCTAGCGAGTATCAGGCCAAGCCCAGAACCAAGGCCTATAGTCCAGTTCCACCTCTTCCATATATCATATGTAAATTTTCCAGCATGAGTTACATATAATAGATGATTCCAGTCCAGCTgcctgttgctgctgctaccgCTCCTCCTTGAATCCAGACCAGACCGCAATGCCATTAATCAATAGATGGGAAATACTCGCGGGAtcgcaagaaagaggaaacagaaaaaaaaaagaaaagaaaagacaaaaaagaaaagaaactAAGCAATAGATAAAACAGATGATATTTTATACGCCCTTCGCCTTAACCGACAATCTTGAGAGAAATGCAGCACAGAGAGAGACAGGAATAGATCTAAATCTGGTATACAGAACGGAGCTTCTGCGCAACAGGCGGGGGAAGTTGGGACATGAACGAATCGAAATCGGGTATCATATTTTTATAACCTTGAAGAACCTGTCACACCCCGTTAGTAAATCAGACAAACATGTGATTGAATCAGAGCTACCTGTTGAAATGAACTTTGAATGTCGTGGTATTCATCCTGGTGGAGCGACTTGCTGGGAAAGGCGGCAATCGCCTGGAAGTAGTCTACAAGGGAAGACTCCATGGCCGCTGGGTTCTTCATCACGACTTGGTTGAATCCGAGGAACGCCGAGGCCTTTTCCCGCGTAAAATCGATTCTGCTCATGGACTTCAGGAAAGTGCCAGCGTACTCAGCCAGTCGAGGTGCAAGCTGGTCAGAGCAACAAATGCCAAGCCGGCCTAGGGCCATGGCTGCATTCTCGTTGACCGAGTCGATGATCTCCTCGTTGTTAATGATGGCTAAGAGGCCGTGATACAGCTTCTCTGCGTATGGAGCGAGCGCGGCCTTCTCGTTCACGGCGATCTCACCgcaagaccagcaggcgTTGTTTAACACGCTGAAGCCAGTGTGGCGGTCGTCGTCGCGGATcatgtccagatccagcTGCTTAATTAAAATTGGcatgatgttgttgataaACGGTTCCAATTGTGGGAAGATATACATAGCACAATCGCCAAGCAGGGCGTAGGACGATTGGCGCACCTCGTAGTTTGGATCTTCCatgcagaagcagagaagatcgaAAAATCGAGGCTGTGAGTTGACGATCAACTCACCGCTCTTGTTCGGGTCAATTGCTTGAATGATCGCGCTCAGCAGGTCCAAGCTGGTTACCAAAAAGTCCTTGTCAGGCTCGTCaatggtgttgttgttcaCGGAGGCTACATATTCCTGCAGGTTCTCGTAAATAATCTTCGTACACCGCTGGAAGAGCGGTGGTGCAAATTGAGCAAATGTATCTCCATATGCTGCTGCCACATATCCCAAGCATTCCAGCAGAGGGAAGAGCTCCCGAGACTGGTCTGACACCTTGTTGTAGCGGTCGATAAGAGCGGGCATTAAAATCTCCACAAGATGAGGCTTGCCAAGCTCACCCATAACGCACTCGGCGAGAGTCTGCACGCAGTCATAGAGAATGTACATGTTGCGGTCCTTGTACTTCCCAAAGCAGAGCACGAACTGGCGCAAGATAGGCTCGCAGTATGGTATCAGGTTGGCGTCcgacttctcttccagactGGCAAAAGCTGAGGCGGCCGCCTCTTGGACCTTCTTGTTTCCGTCTAGCATGCGACGCAAAATGCCCTCCATCATGGGTTCGAAAAACCTAGCACGCTCCGCAGGGTCTGCGATGTGCGAAGCCCATTCAGAATAACGCCCGAGGCACCAGCAAGTGATTTGCCGCACAACGGGCTGCGTGTCGTTCAACAATGAAATGAGGTACGGAATAAGTTCAGGAAGGTGGGGAGTAACGGCATCCATACAGCCGTCGGCCACCGCACCGAGCGTCAAAACAGCGGCCTCTCGCTGCACCCACTGTTCATGACGCAGGGTTTCCTTCAAGTAAGGCAGGATGATTTCAAAAATAGGCTCGTGGTAGACGTTCGAGAAGACATCCAGTGCAGCGGCCGAGCACTTGCGTAAAGTCCATTCATCCTCAGGATCGTCTCCAAACTCGGAGTCCTCGATTTCGCCTTCGCTCaaatcatcgtcctcatcctccggcGCCTGCGCCGACGCATTCCCGTTCTGCTGTCCGCCGGCTTTGGAGACATCCATACGGCTGGCCTTCGACCGAGCAAACTGAGGTTTCAGATCTTCCTCACGATCTTCCACGTCAGCGTCCTCGCCTTCCCCGGCAAGCCGAAtagcttcctcctcgtcataTACCATACTCTGTAGTAGCACCGGAACAATCTTGGGCATATGAGGCGCCAGGGGTTGTTGTAACGCAGCCTGTTCACCCGCAACCAGCCAAAACTCGGCCGCATCAAGGTTCAGTTCCGGGTCgatctggctctgctgtTGCATAATGATGTAGTTGACCAGCCCATCCATGTGGGGAATAAGTTTCTCAGGAGCAAAGTCCACGAGCTGTGCAAAAGCCTGGCACACCGTGCGCTGGACCTCCAAAGAAGGGTCGTTGGACAGTTGGAACAATTGCGACAGGAACACATCCATCTGCGCAATCAAAGACTTCGGTCGGTgcgggaggaagatgagaataGCTTTCAACGCCGACTCTCGGATCCGGAAGCTGTCGATAGAACTGAACGATAGCAGCTTCGGAATGATCACGTCCAAGGGGCACTGCCCGCTGTATTCCCGCTCGAGGATCTTGCGGTTATCCTCGCAGACCTTGAACAACGCCGACATGGCAGCTTCCCGAGTGGTCGTACTGGCATCTCCGGCCGGGTTCTCAACAAGCGTCAGCAACTCGTGGAGGACCTCTGGCCACGCCAATAGCCCCGCCTTTGCGATCAACTCTGTTATCACGATACCAGCGGAATTCCGTACTTGCCCGTTGTCATCGCGGAGCCCGATGAGGGTGGCTGACCGGATATATGCGAGAGAATCCTGGGGAATGGTGTTGTATGCAACGTGGATTTTCATCTTGAGGTTCATGGCAGCGGCAACGCGGACAATGTCATATTCGGCCGGCTG
Protein-coding sequences here:
- a CDS encoding putative C6 transcription factor RosA-like (transcript_id=CADANIAT00001727), coding for MAGPGGGPPRKSHTKSRFGCKTCKRRHIRCDETFPQCRNCTKHNCRCDYMDIATVHDESTSVRKVPDLLMSTEIEMEIKNWQLTGLPPFPELMHFPRDCWSKLSRTDLRLIHHIIGLSIDLHRRGLSSCTIWAQKMPLFLSIAMSNDFVMSSILTLSATHLAWITHNQETKQLAFHHRGISIQGLQKAISTFSKDNCDGILAASILLSWQDSEWSSWVSLQQGVTSVLDSMPQLWRQESELAMFLENQRFLASANSLVVSGLRFQEEDLASLDHTIITLQTIQKRVAHNHEHFRRLGELLEFVRHLQRDILSLTPAQAFERVQPLRQWLFFLPPAMLRGGDGDIGALAILAQFFGVGVALDSLLPDLGGAYLGPMSVGPIEEIYRTIYARNATTPFNPDVQLATSIMDLPRHLAAKYRARLQWSPRTSVEYYSPPPPSPFQTVQDFRPAASPSPSSVSASYTAYTPPLQSPPAVTIASSPYEVSASYATAPGSASLYPPAQLLSDTREEPSDCGHPGSLQHSPPYPPSYLEDIVCGARVDGGLALSPLELYEDPHSVVHDYGTPESMWPGGICT
- a CDS encoding putative 26S proteasome-associated ubiquitin C-terminal hydrolase (transcript_id=CADANIAT00001728), with product MPDIESDWIAKLYSSALQTRKMADTAGWSTIESDEGVFTSLVENLGVKGVQFEELISLDPDTIRSLGTVYGVIFLFKYLRQTPDINTSSSADGTPTDPSTLPPSFFFANQTIQNACGTQAILSVLLNHDTPSPENNNDPITLGPELSSFKDFTTGFPSDLRGEALSNSEAIRTAHNAFARASPFVDETVRPRDEDEEGDVYHFIAYTPVNGTLYELDGLQASPISHGPCDASIFPEKVIEVLQKRIARYPETETRFNLMAVVKDLRIRAAEMGDQEALNTEERKRAGWAWENSLRRSNFVGFIGEVLKGVTKVKEEEGSVEEWVKRAEAETARRLRR
- a CDS encoding karyopherin-beta family protein kapC (transcript_id=CADANIAT00001729), whose protein sequence is MQWQPEEGPLGQLAYCFRDSLNSHNSAAQKQAEQMLVQATSSPDYVKYITYLFCTPQKPSVLNMQPAEYDIVRVAAAMNLKMKIHVAYNTIPQDSLAYIRSATLIGLRDDNGQVRNSAGIVITELIAKAGLLAWPEVLHELLTLVENPAGDASTTTREAAMSALFKVCEDNRKILEREYSGQCPLDVIIPKLLSFSSIDSFRIRESALKAILIFLPHRPKSLIAQMDVFLSQLFQLSNDPSLEVQRTVCQAFAQLVDFAPEKLIPHMDGLVNYIIMQQQSQIDPELNLDAAEFWLVAGEQAALQQPLAPHMPKIVPVLLQSMVYDEEEAIRLAGEGEDADVEDREEDLKPQFARSKASRMDVSKAGGQQNGNASAQAPEDEDDDLSEGEIEDSEFGDDPEDEWTLRKCSAAALDVFSNVYHEPIFEIILPYLKETLRHEQWVQREAAVLTLGAVADGCMDAVTPHLPELIPYLISLLNDTQPVVRQITCWCLGRYSEWASHIADPAERARFFEPMMEGILRRMLDGNKKVQEAAASAFASLEEKSDANLIPYCEPILRQFVLCFGKYKDRNMYILYDCVQTLAECVMGELGKPHLVEILMPALIDRYNKVSDQSRELFPLLECLGYVAAAYGDTFAQFAPPLFQRCTKIIYENLQEYVASVNNNTIDEPDKDFLVTSLDLLSAIIQAIDPNKSGELIVNSQPRFFDLLCFCMEDPNYEVRQSSYALLGDCAMYIFPQLEPFINNIMPILIKQLDLDMIRDDDRHTGFSVLNNACWSCGEIAVNEKAALAPYAEKLYHGLLAIINNEEIIDSVNENAAMALGRLGICCSDQLAPRLAEYAGTFLKSMSRIDFTREKASAFLGFNQVVMKNPAAMESSLVDYFQAIAAFPSKSLHQDEYHDIQSSFQQVLQGYKNMIPDFDSFMSQLPPPVAQKLRSVYQI